From the genome of Pseudomonas yamanorum, one region includes:
- a CDS encoding TonB-dependent receptor: MSPTAVPNRLTLAISLALFGLAAHADDTALPVVNVTAEHRSEDLQKTPLAISAFDEKALEDKQINSVRDLAGQVPNLTLSRQSISYSAQTYGIRGIGETDPIQEAAVAVYADDLYIPRAISSMLDFNDVERVEVLRGPQGTLYGRNSSAGAIRVITRDPTQETRGFVELGAGNYDAQNARLLISGPLVDNALFGSFSAIRLSRDGTVSDPTRGKDVNNVDIQSYRGKLRYKPVDSPWDVQLTLAGTFDRGDTTSYTPFDANGHFDKFKSYSSLDPKNRLDQGSSVLRAIYAINDNLNFKSVTAYSAFHQPVDYDNSGQAALIQNNLILYKQNYATQEFQLNGDYDDFSFSTGVYLYREKFDADRDNLTYSVARNRVIGQGQYSTTNTESYALYGQGTYKLTPQLSLIAGLRFTREHKNFDFTNYAINTDRQITGTNFTAESSKSWQSTSPKIGFEYAWTPHLNQYAYVAKGFKAGGYDNRAPTQAAAEQAFSPEDVTTWETGVKGDFFDQRLRANVAVFYNDYKDLQTNAYDPALGVSLRTNVGRAHTYGVELETLTALSRDLQLTANVGYLQSKYDDFQNASGAGVDANGKQLVFSPRWNASLGLNYTIPAGLPGTWLAGTDAQFQTKSYANALNDDIQEIPQQTFWNANTRYISGDGHWTTTLAVKNLLDRAYPQSVGYVPSSGARYYSVNDPRTLLLTVRYDL; encoded by the coding sequence ATGAGTCCTACCGCCGTACCCAATCGCCTGACACTGGCCATTTCCCTCGCCCTGTTCGGCCTCGCCGCCCACGCCGACGACACCGCCCTGCCGGTGGTCAACGTCACCGCCGAGCACCGCAGCGAAGACCTGCAAAAAACCCCGCTGGCGATTTCCGCGTTCGATGAAAAGGCCCTGGAAGACAAGCAGATCAACAGCGTGCGCGACCTCGCGGGCCAGGTACCGAACCTGACACTCAGCCGCCAGTCGATCTCCTACAGCGCCCAGACCTACGGCATCCGCGGCATCGGTGAAACCGACCCGATTCAGGAAGCCGCCGTCGCCGTTTACGCTGATGACCTGTACATCCCCCGTGCGATTTCCTCGATGCTCGACTTCAACGATGTGGAGCGCGTCGAGGTGCTGCGTGGCCCCCAGGGCACGCTGTACGGGCGCAACAGCAGCGCCGGTGCGATCCGGGTGATCACCCGCGACCCGACCCAGGAAACCCGCGGTTTTGTAGAGCTGGGCGCCGGCAACTACGACGCCCAGAACGCACGCCTGCTGATCAGCGGCCCGTTGGTAGACAACGCGCTGTTCGGCAGTTTCTCCGCTATCCGCCTGAGCCGCGACGGCACCGTGTCCGATCCCACCCGGGGCAAGGACGTGAACAACGTCGACATCCAGTCCTATCGCGGCAAGCTGCGCTACAAGCCGGTGGATTCGCCCTGGGATGTGCAATTGACCCTGGCCGGTACCTTCGACCGGGGCGACACCACCAGCTATACGCCCTTCGACGCCAACGGGCATTTCGACAAGTTCAAGAGCTACAGCAGCCTCGACCCGAAAAACCGCCTGGACCAGGGCAGCTCGGTGCTGCGGGCGATTTACGCGATCAATGACAACCTGAACTTCAAATCAGTGACGGCCTACTCGGCGTTCCACCAACCGGTGGACTACGACAACTCAGGGCAAGCCGCGCTGATCCAGAACAACCTGATCCTGTACAAGCAGAACTACGCCACCCAGGAATTCCAACTCAACGGTGACTACGACGATTTCAGCTTCAGCACCGGCGTGTACCTGTACCGCGAGAAGTTCGACGCCGACCGCGACAACCTCACCTATTCCGTCGCCCGCAACCGGGTGATCGGCCAGGGCCAATACAGCACCACCAACACCGAAAGCTACGCGCTGTACGGCCAGGGCACCTACAAGCTGACGCCGCAACTGTCGCTGATCGCCGGCCTGCGCTTTACCCGCGAACACAAGAATTTCGACTTCACCAACTACGCGATCAACACCGACCGGCAGATCACCGGCACCAACTTCACCGCCGAGTCGAGCAAATCCTGGCAGTCCACCAGCCCGAAAATCGGCTTCGAATACGCCTGGACCCCACACTTGAACCAGTACGCCTATGTCGCCAAAGGCTTCAAGGCCGGCGGCTACGACAACCGCGCACCGACCCAGGCCGCCGCTGAACAGGCGTTCTCACCGGAGGATGTGACCACCTGGGAAACCGGGGTCAAAGGCGACTTCTTCGACCAACGCCTGCGGGCCAACGTCGCGGTGTTCTACAACGACTACAAAGACCTGCAAACCAACGCCTATGACCCGGCGCTGGGGGTCAGCCTGCGCACCAACGTCGGCCGCGCCCACACCTACGGCGTGGAGCTGGAAACCCTCACGGCCCTGAGCCGCGACCTGCAACTGACCGCCAACGTCGGCTACCTGCAAAGCAAGTACGACGACTTCCAGAACGCCAGCGGCGCGGGGGTGGATGCCAACGGCAAGCAGCTGGTGTTCTCGCCACGCTGGAACGCCAGCCTGGGCCTCAACTACACCATCCCCGCCGGGCTGCCCGGCACCTGGCTGGCAGGCACCGATGCGCAGTTCCAGACCAAGTCTTATGCCAACGCGCTGAATGACGACATCCAGGAAATCCCGCAACAGACCTTCTGGAACGCCAACACCCGCTACATCAGCGGCGACGGCCACTGGACCACCACCCTCGCGGTGAAAAACCTGCTGGACCGCGCCTACCCGCAGTCGGTGGGCTACGTGCCTTCCAGCGGCGCCCGCTACTACTCGGTCAACGACCCGCGAACCCTGTTGCTGACCGTGCGCTACGACCTCTGA
- a CDS encoding flavin monoamine oxidase family protein: MAFTRRELISRIAAVGGYSAAVSALGALGLTPQAVASSFTPLQLGSTGKGKNVVVVGAGISGLVSAYELRKAGFNVTILEARDRVGGRNWTLRRGTRVDFDDGISQTVDFDDGQFFNAGPARIPSHHQTILGYCRELGVELQVLVNSSRNALARPDTQQPAFQLRQAVNDTRGQLSELLARTVSRKALDQDLSVDDRKALLSFLKVYGDLNGDLQYKGSVRSGYTRVPGAGDQTGVTRAPLELQTLLNPKLWGALVFDEIPEFSSTMFQPVGGMDRIPYAFYEHLKDAVRFNAEVSDIQTSEQGSRISYRDRISGKTQVLSADYAIVTVPLPLLAKLPSNFTPPFKQAIQTAQSDQANKVAWQTPRFWETDFNIYGGLSYLDHEVKGLWYPSDRLNSAQGILVAAYNTSESAQAFSQKSLAEQFASSRQAVELLHPGHSAKLQKPVAINWSKVSYSKGPWIVNDEVGESAYRLLNEPQGRTYLASDALAHGGVGIWQNSAADSARRIVSLIGRHAERQQPGVAA; encoded by the coding sequence ATGGCTTTTACCCGCAGGGAACTGATTTCCCGTATTGCCGCCGTGGGCGGTTATTCCGCCGCTGTCAGCGCATTGGGCGCGCTGGGGCTGACGCCTCAGGCGGTGGCATCGAGCTTTACCCCGCTGCAATTGGGCAGCACCGGCAAAGGCAAGAACGTGGTGGTGGTCGGCGCCGGGATCTCCGGGCTGGTCAGCGCCTATGAGCTGCGCAAGGCCGGGTTCAACGTGACGATCCTGGAAGCCCGCGACCGGGTGGGTGGACGCAACTGGACCCTGCGCCGAGGCACCAGGGTCGACTTCGACGACGGCATCAGCCAGACCGTCGACTTTGATGACGGGCAGTTTTTCAACGCCGGCCCTGCGCGTATTCCCAGCCACCACCAGACGATTCTCGGCTACTGCCGCGAGCTGGGCGTGGAGTTGCAAGTACTGGTCAACAGCAGCCGCAACGCCTTGGCCCGGCCGGATACGCAACAGCCGGCGTTCCAGTTGCGCCAGGCGGTCAATGACACCCGTGGTCAGCTCTCGGAACTCCTGGCCCGCACAGTCAGCCGCAAGGCGTTGGACCAGGACCTGAGCGTGGATGACCGCAAAGCGTTGCTGAGTTTCCTCAAAGTGTACGGCGACCTCAACGGCGACCTGCAATACAAGGGTTCGGTACGCTCCGGCTACACCCGCGTGCCTGGCGCTGGCGACCAGACTGGGGTGACGCGCGCGCCACTGGAGCTGCAAACCCTGCTTAACCCCAAGCTGTGGGGCGCACTGGTGTTCGATGAAATCCCGGAGTTTTCATCCACCATGTTCCAGCCGGTGGGCGGCATGGACCGCATTCCCTATGCCTTCTACGAACACCTCAAGGATGCGGTGCGCTTTAACGCTGAAGTCAGTGATATCCAGACGTCCGAACAAGGCAGCCGCATCAGCTACCGCGACCGTATCAGCGGCAAGACCCAGGTCCTGAGCGCCGACTACGCCATCGTCACCGTGCCCTTGCCACTGCTGGCGAAGCTGCCGAGCAACTTCACGCCGCCGTTCAAGCAGGCGATCCAGACCGCGCAAAGCGACCAGGCCAACAAGGTGGCCTGGCAGACGCCGCGCTTCTGGGAAACCGACTTCAACATCTATGGCGGCCTGTCGTACCTCGACCATGAAGTCAAAGGCTTGTGGTACCCCAGCGACCGCCTCAACAGCGCCCAGGGGATTCTGGTGGCGGCCTACAACACCAGCGAATCGGCCCAGGCCTTCAGCCAGAAATCCCTGGCCGAACAGTTCGCCTCTTCGCGCCAGGCGGTGGAACTGTTGCATCCCGGCCACAGCGCAAAACTGCAGAAGCCGGTAGCGATCAACTGGTCGAAAGTCAGCTACAGCAAAGGCCCGTGGATCGTTAACGACGAAGTCGGCGAAAGCGCCTACCGCCTGCTCAACGAGCCCCAGGGCCGTACTTACCTGGCCAGCGACGCCCTCGCCCACGGCGGTGTCGGCATCTGGCAGAACAGCGCCGCCGATTCGGCACGGCGCATCGTCTCGCTGATCGGCCGCCATGCCGAACGCCAGCAACCGGGCGTCGCCGCCTGA
- a CDS encoding RidA family protein codes for MKTLFAGLLMTATTLAAHADEIKRVPLPNSNFPISLAVSVPPQTELLFVSGLLADLHDPKAPKDSFAAYGDTAIQTTSILNKLKGVLQSQGLDLGDVVQLRIFLVGDPAKGGKLDFAGLQEGYTPFFGSAEQPKKPARTAVQVVALPLPGGLVEIEAVAARKR; via the coding sequence ATGAAAACTCTCTTTGCAGGACTGCTGATGACCGCCACCACCCTCGCCGCCCACGCCGATGAGATCAAGCGCGTGCCGCTGCCCAACTCGAACTTCCCGATCTCACTGGCGGTGTCGGTACCACCGCAGACCGAACTGCTGTTTGTCAGCGGCTTGCTGGCCGACCTGCATGACCCCAAGGCACCGAAAGACTCGTTTGCAGCCTATGGCGACACGGCCATCCAGACCACGTCGATCCTCAATAAGCTCAAGGGCGTGCTGCAAAGCCAGGGCCTGGATCTGGGGGATGTGGTGCAGTTGCGGATATTCCTGGTGGGCGATCCCGCCAAGGGCGGCAAGCTCGACTTTGCCGGTTTGCAGGAAGGCTACACGCCGTTCTTCGGCAGTGCCGAGCAGCCGAAAAAACCGGCACGCACCGCGGTGCAAGTCGTCGCCCTGCCATTGCCCGGCGGGCTGGTGGAAATCGAAGCGGTTGCCGCGCGCAAACGCTGA